A part of Candidatus Electrothrix aestuarii genomic DNA contains:
- a CDS encoding tetratricopeptide repeat protein yields MKPTVFISDFIFDVVQVAKRTSFLLFVPLCCLLLSVGARADDQNKQAAVALFEQANILSTQGKFQQAIEQYSGLIDKYGVSASLLYNLANTYAAAGQIGPAILNYERALHLSPGDADIQGNLAQVRKDAGLYQEEQSIFRHFVELLGADQWLMIAGCAFLCLGVSVLLATLVAEKKKRGLLQWGATCTLLVVILTLPPAFFRYQDWNVGVVLTEDAHLVISPFADATPAGDIKAGRLIQVEREHGDYVLVKTDNGKSGWLAKDCFALVADIPRK; encoded by the coding sequence ATGAAACCAACTGTTTTTATCTCTGATTTTATTTTTGATGTAGTGCAGGTCGCGAAGCGGACGAGCTTCCTGCTCTTCGTCCCTTTGTGTTGTCTGTTGCTCTCCGTCGGAGCAAGAGCTGATGATCAGAATAAGCAGGCTGCCGTAGCCCTGTTCGAGCAGGCGAATATTCTCTCTACCCAAGGGAAATTTCAGCAGGCGATTGAGCAGTATTCGGGCCTGATTGATAAATATGGAGTCTCGGCTTCCTTGCTATATAATCTGGCCAATACCTATGCCGCAGCGGGGCAGATAGGCCCCGCAATATTGAACTATGAACGGGCACTGCATTTGTCCCCGGGTGATGCAGATATCCAAGGGAATTTAGCCCAGGTGCGGAAGGACGCTGGTCTATATCAAGAAGAGCAATCGATCTTCAGGCATTTTGTGGAGTTACTTGGAGCCGATCAATGGTTGATGATCGCAGGTTGTGCCTTTCTCTGCTTAGGAGTAAGTGTTTTATTGGCAACCTTGGTTGCAGAGAAGAAAAAAAGAGGCCTCCTGCAATGGGGGGCAACATGCACGTTGCTCGTTGTTATTCTCACGCTTCCTCCTGCCTTCTTTCGTTATCAGGACTGGAATGTCGGGGTTGTGTTGACAGAGGATGCACACCTAGTTATTTCTCCTTTTGCTGATGCTACGCCAGCTGGTGATATCAAGGCAGGAAGACTGATTCAAGTGGAGAGGGAGCACGGAGACTATGTGTTGGTAAAAACGGATAACGGGAAGTCTGGTTGGTTGGCTAAGGACTGTTTTGCCTTGGTTGCCGATATACCGAGAAAATGA
- the rsfS gene encoding ribosome silencing factor has protein sequence MRQLKKEHRERTSLELAEICARTALDTKAEDLVILDVHAYSSFTDYFVIMSGRSSRHVQGLADAIEEELRSKRVTSKHSEGLKEGMWVLLDFGDIVAHIFYKEQRGFYDLEGLWHDAPQVDLRELGIEEQEED, from the coding sequence ATGCGACAGCTGAAAAAAGAACACCGCGAACGAACCTCTCTGGAACTGGCTGAGATCTGTGCCCGCACTGCGCTGGACACCAAGGCGGAAGACCTGGTTATCCTGGACGTTCATGCCTATTCCTCGTTTACTGATTACTTTGTCATCATGAGCGGACGTTCCAGCCGCCATGTTCAGGGTCTGGCCGACGCTATTGAGGAGGAGTTGCGTTCCAAACGGGTAACCAGCAAGCATTCGGAAGGCCTAAAGGAAGGTATGTGGGTTCTGCTTGATTTCGGCGATATCGTGGCCCATATCTTCTATAAGGAGCAACGGGGATTCTACGATTTGGAAGGGCTCTGGCATGATGCCCCACAGGTCGATTTACGCGAATTGGGAATTGAGGAGCAGGAGGAAGACTGA
- a CDS encoding BatD family protein → MKQLINSFFRIRTWKMRILLFFIVLSCFFSAFSAVTTLAADVQVTAEINPTSFSEDQAASFVLTVSGARSAEPEMPRTEGLHIVYQGQSSQTSWVNGEVSSAISYNFLVQAEKPGKFTIPPVNVTIKGETYTTESVQCTVLPTQNAGGQIRGNSGGARGSSSGANPNIVEIKDIGFMRIVPETKRMYSGQVVPFILKAYFRAGQRVTLKSAPRLSGEDFLLQSLDEEPIQQQEHVKGKLYTSLTWKGTLSAVKEGSFPLTVEMDAEVLVRSRSRLRGSPFGSSLLDDPFFADILGNYSRRNITVSSPENTVTVLDLPTENRPADFSGAIGTFSLNVAASPLDGKIGDPITMKMQLDGSGNFALVQAPTLSDEQGWKTYPASGSVKDLGGGKGEKTFEQALIPTDQSLNSIPPVRFSYFDPKIEEYVTLNSDPIFLHLQKADNVSAAPVDAQSTPQAKAPLSAGQEGQKNLESANKLHLASLKPDLGRLVPSIEPLYHKLSFVLLLGIALLLILLSLLFFLRQRRLAKDPSILRRREVQGRLATHYEGMKKALASQSQKDFLQHCRAAIQQGTGQAWGLSPEAVTLADLEQRLPVEDPLRAIFVRLEQSEYAGEQLPQADLEKMLQTTRKELGKLV, encoded by the coding sequence ATGAAACAATTAATAAATTCATTCTTTAGGATCAGGACCTGGAAAATGCGCATCCTCTTGTTTTTTATTGTGCTGAGTTGCTTTTTCTCCGCATTCTCTGCTGTAACCACGCTTGCCGCGGATGTTCAGGTAACAGCGGAGATTAATCCCACAAGTTTTTCCGAGGATCAGGCGGCCAGCTTTGTTCTGACGGTGAGCGGTGCCCGGTCAGCAGAACCAGAGATGCCTCGAACTGAAGGTCTGCATATTGTTTATCAGGGGCAGAGCAGTCAGACCTCCTGGGTTAATGGGGAAGTTTCTTCAGCAATATCGTATAATTTTTTGGTTCAGGCTGAAAAACCTGGCAAGTTCACTATTCCACCTGTCAACGTCACGATCAAAGGCGAAACCTATACCACTGAGTCTGTGCAGTGTACGGTGTTGCCCACCCAAAATGCTGGAGGGCAGATCCGGGGAAACTCTGGGGGAGCTCGGGGCTCTTCTTCGGGGGCGAATCCAAATATTGTTGAGATAAAGGATATCGGTTTTATGCGCATCGTTCCAGAAACAAAGCGCATGTATTCCGGCCAAGTGGTCCCTTTTATCCTGAAAGCCTATTTTCGGGCAGGGCAACGAGTCACTCTTAAATCAGCGCCTCGATTGAGTGGAGAAGATTTCCTTCTTCAGTCTTTGGATGAAGAGCCGATTCAGCAACAGGAGCATGTGAAGGGAAAATTATACACCTCTCTGACCTGGAAGGGGACTCTTTCAGCTGTTAAAGAAGGTTCATTTCCCCTGACTGTGGAAATGGATGCAGAAGTATTGGTGCGTTCAAGAAGTCGGCTCCGAGGCAGCCCCTTTGGCTCATCTTTGTTGGATGATCCTTTTTTTGCTGATATTTTAGGGAACTATTCCCGTCGTAATATTACGGTTTCCAGCCCGGAAAACACAGTGACTGTCCTGGACCTGCCAACGGAGAATCGACCTGCTGATTTCAGTGGTGCTATTGGCACCTTTAGCCTGAACGTTGCAGCCTCACCCTTGGACGGTAAAATCGGTGACCCTATTACAATGAAGATGCAGCTTGATGGGAGCGGTAATTTTGCCTTGGTTCAGGCACCAACACTGAGCGACGAACAAGGTTGGAAAACCTATCCAGCCTCGGGCTCGGTGAAAGATTTAGGTGGAGGAAAGGGTGAAAAGACCTTTGAGCAAGCTCTTATCCCCACTGATCAGAGCCTGAATTCCATCCCTCCTGTTCGATTTTCTTATTTTGATCCGAAGATTGAGGAATATGTAACCTTAAACAGTGATCCCATTTTTTTGCATTTACAGAAGGCTGATAATGTCTCGGCAGCTCCGGTCGATGCTCAGAGTACGCCGCAAGCAAAAGCTCCCTTGTCTGCCGGACAGGAGGGGCAAAAGAATCTTGAATCAGCGAATAAATTGCACCTTGCTTCCTTGAAACCTGATTTAGGTAGACTGGTTCCATCGATTGAGCCCCTATATCATAAGCTCTCGTTTGTCCTTTTGCTGGGAATAGCTCTGCTCTTGATTTTGCTGTCTTTGCTGTTCTTTTTGCGACAGAGAAGGCTGGCAAAGGATCCGAGTATTTTGCGGCGTAGAGAGGTACAAGGACGCCTGGCTACGCATTATGAGGGCATGAAAAAGGCTCTGGCGAGCCAGAGTCAAAAGGATTTTCTCCAGCATTGCCGGGCAGCTATTCAGCAAGGGACCGGTCAAGCATGGGGGCTGTCCCCTGAGGCGGTGACGCTTGCTGATCTGGAGCAACGCTTACCGGTTGAGGATCCCCTACGGGCTATTTTTGTCCGTTTGGAGCAGAGTGAGTATGCGGGTGAGCAATTGCCTCAGGCTGATTTAGAGAAGATGTTGCAAACGACCAGAAAGGAATTGGGTAAGCTGGTATGA
- a CDS encoding VWA domain-containing protein, producing MSLIPTFAEPFWLLIGCVCCVAVLFFLLLNTRRRKKELEKFVAPKLLRGLTGNVSRSRRRMKNIVFVLGLAFLFLALARPQYGERWIEVRRKGIDILIGVDVSKSMLVQDIKPSRLERSKLAIRDFVAKLEGDRVGLLPFAGSAFLMCPLTTDYDAFTASLDTLDVNSIPKGGTDIGAAIRQGAEILSNETNHKILVLVTDGEDLSEDALKAAEEAKGHNMTVYALGVGTPEGELVPAPEGQVGRFVKDEQGNFITSRLDEQTLASLAETTSGLYVPLGNMGQGFDVIYERKLSLIPQEEHGQRRRKIPIERFPWPVAMSVLFLGVEFLLSGRKSELALRLPFVKTAGRRKKRSATGLRLGLAITALATLATLSGVLLPQAQASEGEELFHAGDYVGAEAYYQKKLENEKSDPALYFNLGGALYRQEKYEQAAGAFTQALLTDDLSLQARSYYNRGNSQFFLGASAAGKDKEQALNLWNEAKKSFESALKLEPEDKAAAHNLEMVKKKMDQLKEQMNQSGQQSDKPQEGKEGEQKKDEKQQSPEQQKNQGEQGEQGEQGEQGEQGDQSGSPDEKDDAGQQDQEAAEQQEKKEKQQPDVEQNAASEAEQNKETPTAEDIQKAAAAQEKQGAQPDKDKQMSAEDIERRMMGKMTEEEAKNLLDSLKEEQGELNFLPQGGSNDSVDKDW from the coding sequence TTCTGAGAGGATTGACAGGGAATGTGTCCCGCTCCCGTCGGCGCATGAAAAATATTGTTTTTGTTCTCGGGTTAGCCTTCCTTTTTCTTGCCTTAGCCAGGCCCCAATATGGAGAACGCTGGATTGAGGTCCGGCGTAAGGGGATTGATATCCTTATTGGTGTGGATGTGTCCAAGTCCATGCTTGTGCAGGATATCAAGCCGAGCCGTTTGGAAAGGTCCAAATTGGCTATCCGTGATTTTGTTGCTAAATTAGAGGGAGATCGGGTGGGGCTGCTACCTTTTGCCGGAAGCGCCTTTCTTATGTGTCCGCTAACAACGGATTACGATGCCTTTACGGCCTCCCTGGATACCCTGGATGTGAACAGTATCCCGAAAGGAGGGACTGATATCGGGGCTGCAATCAGGCAAGGGGCAGAGATCTTATCCAATGAAACCAATCATAAAATTCTGGTTTTGGTCACTGATGGTGAGGATCTCAGTGAAGACGCGCTGAAAGCTGCTGAAGAGGCCAAAGGGCATAATATGACAGTCTATGCCCTTGGTGTGGGGACACCGGAGGGCGAACTCGTTCCCGCCCCAGAAGGGCAGGTCGGGCGTTTTGTGAAAGATGAGCAGGGAAATTTTATTACCTCCAGATTGGATGAGCAAACGTTGGCCAGCCTTGCGGAGACCACCAGTGGACTTTATGTGCCTCTGGGCAATATGGGGCAGGGGTTTGATGTTATTTATGAGCGAAAACTCTCCTTAATTCCTCAGGAAGAGCATGGGCAACGGAGGCGTAAAATTCCTATAGAGCGTTTTCCTTGGCCCGTGGCCATGTCGGTGCTTTTTTTAGGAGTGGAGTTCCTTTTATCTGGGCGAAAAAGTGAGTTGGCCTTGCGCTTACCCTTTGTGAAGACAGCAGGCAGGCGAAAGAAGCGGAGTGCAACAGGCCTACGTCTTGGGCTGGCAATCACGGCACTTGCTACGCTTGCCACATTGAGCGGTGTATTGCTGCCCCAAGCACAGGCTTCAGAAGGAGAGGAGCTTTTCCATGCCGGTGATTATGTTGGAGCAGAGGCCTATTATCAAAAAAAACTGGAAAATGAGAAGAGCGACCCTGCCTTATATTTTAATCTAGGGGGGGCCCTCTATCGTCAGGAGAAGTATGAGCAGGCGGCAGGTGCTTTTACGCAGGCCTTGCTGACAGATGACCTCTCACTTCAGGCTCGGAGTTATTATAATCGTGGGAATAGCCAGTTTTTTCTCGGTGCATCAGCCGCAGGAAAGGATAAGGAACAGGCTTTGAATTTGTGGAATGAGGCCAAGAAATCTTTTGAGTCGGCCCTGAAGTTGGAGCCGGAGGACAAGGCGGCTGCCCATAACCTGGAGATGGTGAAGAAGAAGATGGATCAGCTCAAGGAGCAGATGAACCAATCCGGGCAGCAATCTGATAAACCGCAGGAAGGAAAAGAGGGCGAGCAGAAAAAGGACGAGAAGCAGCAGAGCCCAGAGCAACAAAAGAATCAGGGCGAACAGGGAGAGCAAGGAGAGCAAGGAGAGCAAGGAGAGCAAGGAGATCAGAGCGGTTCTCCAGATGAAAAGGACGACGCTGGGCAGCAGGATCAGGAAGCGGCAGAGCAGCAAGAGAAGAAGGAAAAGCAACAGCCTGATGTTGAGCAGAACGCTGCCTCAGAGGCCGAGCAGAACAAGGAGACGCCTACCGCAGAAGATATTCAGAAAGCCGCAGCTGCCCAGGAGAAGCAGGGAGCGCAGCCGGATAAGGACAAACAGATGAGTGCCGAGGATATAGAACGTCGCATGATGGGGAAGATGACCGAAGAGGAGGCAAAAAATCTGTTGGATAGCCTAAAGGAGGAGCAGGGTGAATTGAATTTCCTTCCTCAGGGAGGGAGCAATGACTCTGTGGATAAAGATTGGTGA
- a CDS encoding thioredoxin family protein, which translates to MKKRFMPLLLLTLISVLFLSTTAEAVTTNQWYTKASSFKKIEKAAKKKNKPYILFFYTDWCGYCKKMNKNYLSKEKIQHILSKYYRIKINPEKGEAEGNLAQKKGVQGFPDFRVVHPSGISIKVHPFKRSGSLTVKEFIQELEAALKGES; encoded by the coding sequence ATGAAAAAACGCTTCATGCCCCTGTTGCTCCTTACGCTTATCAGCGTACTTTTTCTCAGCACGACAGCTGAGGCAGTGACAACCAACCAGTGGTACACCAAAGCCTCCAGTTTCAAAAAAATAGAAAAAGCGGCAAAGAAAAAGAACAAGCCATATATTCTTTTCTTCTATACAGACTGGTGCGGTTACTGTAAGAAAATGAACAAAAATTATCTGAGCAAGGAAAAAATTCAGCACATCCTCTCCAAGTATTATAGGATTAAAATAAACCCGGAGAAAGGGGAGGCAGAAGGAAACTTGGCACAGAAAAAAGGTGTTCAGGGCTTTCCTGATTTCAGGGTTGTTCACCCTAGCGGTATATCCATTAAAGTTCACCCATTTAAGAGAAGTGGCTCACTCACAGTAAAAGAATTCATTCAGGAGCTAGAAGCTGCCCTGAAAGGGGAAAGCTAA
- the gpmI gene encoding 2,3-bisphosphoglycerate-independent phosphoglycerate mutase has translation MAKNRPVILAILDGWGIAPASASNAVSVAKTPNMDQWVADYPSTSLIAHNGLVGLPKGQMGNSEVGHLNIGSGRIVYQDYTRINRAVEQEEFAKNPVLNKVMDQVKAAGSRIHFCGLLSDGGVHSHLKHLEALLAMAGSRGLEAKIHCFMDGRDTPPSSGAGYMEELLAAIKRIGCGQVATVSGRYWAMDRDTRWDRVEKAWQALVDGQGITAEDPLQAVKDSYSREETDEFIKPTVLLNDAGEAVGRISDGNAIVFFNFRADRVRELCHAFSDADFQGFDVSNRPKLLELVTMTEYEADFDFPIVFPPVSLTRILGEEASEAGLHQLRIAETEKYAHVTYFFNGGAETPFPGEDRILIESPRDVATYDQKPAMSAIEVTDRLLAALKDQEEAGTPYDLVILNFANTDMVGHTGILNAAVQACETVDTCLGRIAEQVQAMGGVLLVTADHGNAETMVNLETGQPHTAHTLNPVPLILVSEAHKGCTLKDGGALKDIAPTLMHLLGLKQPEEMEGENLIA, from the coding sequence ATGGCAAAGAACAGACCGGTAATCCTGGCAATCCTGGACGGCTGGGGTATCGCCCCAGCATCAGCAAGTAATGCGGTTTCTGTGGCCAAAACCCCGAATATGGATCAATGGGTTGCTGACTACCCTTCCACAAGCCTGATCGCACATAATGGTTTGGTAGGTTTGCCCAAGGGGCAGATGGGGAATTCAGAAGTCGGGCATCTTAATATCGGTTCTGGACGGATCGTGTATCAGGACTACACCCGGATTAACCGCGCTGTTGAGCAGGAAGAATTTGCCAAAAACCCGGTTCTGAACAAAGTCATGGATCAGGTCAAGGCGGCAGGAAGCCGGATTCACTTCTGCGGGCTGCTCTCGGACGGTGGTGTCCATTCCCATCTCAAGCACTTGGAGGCCCTGTTGGCAATGGCAGGAAGCAGAGGACTTGAGGCCAAAATCCATTGTTTTATGGATGGTCGGGATACCCCGCCCTCCAGTGGCGCGGGCTATATGGAAGAGCTGCTTGCCGCTATCAAACGCATCGGTTGCGGGCAGGTGGCAACGGTCTCAGGCCGCTACTGGGCTATGGATCGGGACACCCGCTGGGACCGGGTGGAAAAAGCCTGGCAGGCATTGGTCGATGGTCAGGGAATAACGGCAGAAGATCCCCTGCAAGCAGTCAAGGATTCCTACTCCCGAGAAGAGACCGATGAGTTCATCAAGCCCACGGTTCTGCTGAATGATGCGGGAGAAGCGGTGGGCAGGATCAGCGATGGAAACGCCATTGTCTTTTTCAACTTCCGGGCCGACCGAGTCCGGGAACTCTGCCATGCCTTTTCCGATGCAGATTTCCAGGGCTTTGATGTCAGCAACCGACCTAAGCTACTGGAGTTGGTTACCATGACCGAGTACGAGGCGGATTTCGATTTTCCCATCGTCTTTCCTCCGGTCAGCCTGACCCGCATCCTCGGAGAAGAGGCCAGTGAGGCGGGCCTGCACCAGTTGCGCATAGCCGAGACAGAAAAATATGCCCACGTCACCTATTTCTTTAACGGTGGAGCAGAGACGCCCTTTCCCGGTGAAGACCGTATCCTTATCGAGTCACCACGGGATGTGGCCACTTATGACCAAAAACCGGCCATGAGCGCGATAGAGGTAACCGACCGTTTGTTGGCTGCGTTAAAAGATCAGGAAGAAGCAGGTACTCCTTATGATCTGGTGATTCTCAATTTTGCCAATACCGATATGGTAGGGCATACCGGAATACTGAACGCAGCAGTGCAGGCCTGTGAAACGGTTGACACCTGCCTGGGACGAATCGCGGAGCAGGTACAGGCAATGGGTGGCGTCCTGCTGGTCACAGCGGATCATGGCAATGCGGAGACGATGGTCAACCTGGAGACCGGGCAACCGCATACGGCCCATACTCTGAATCCGGTGCCGCTGATCCTGGTTAGTGAGGCGCATAAGGGTTGCACCCTCAAAGATGGCGGTGCGCTCAAGGATATTGCCCCGACCCTGATGCACCTGCTGGGGCTGAAGCAACCGGAGGAGATGGAGGGAGAGAATCTGATTGCCTGA